A window of the Plasmodium vivax chromosome 12, whole genome shotgun sequence genome harbors these coding sequences:
- a CDS encoding hypothetical protein, conserved (encoded by transcript PVX_116935A) codes for MKGRIPILTHNALLKVTNFCCTRERRYPFGFFEKERSITTNISGNKEVRIKHVEELKLKSLKKNKTVAKDDTNEDVYILNGKILYAQKGRKEKNDLKIKYGLKKAKYLDTTRNLFYSKLSDSLGESNSKDLPTREATFRGVEGVAAQLAAAPAGGATRGECYSPCAGVDAANEGNAATETTEATAFSALTEATAFSALTEAAPTRGDTTDGALHASKKRISGGVKQPSEEERGKRKNEDPNEACGKSSHCASSPKLNDDKGSCAGDASPEGGGAGGGELHSGEPQNGEPQNGGLQTDGPQTVEPQTGGPRRGTPLKGDIFEILEEIAHEPSRREMKAFLNSLLLHKNKKCTNFLGNYISLYFCNILSEDLKDLKHFYFDGVTLCVNTFFSVLKELDEDQLSKMTNIYLKEYFLKIFKILKANNLNLHFENLKIENMRLLCIYNILGLIRKEGKRTKKENIKKFLYQYICVQNEDLAVLKNTNKMKFLSNIIKNGVTTRMHMLVTLSYDLCAYDTASSNCLTKNEFKNVHLEVILENQLENPFFSLQSPDSIDLKSSGWSLVDVNQILNGNLPYE; via the coding sequence ATGAAAGGGAGAATCCCCATACTCACCCACAACGCCCTGCTCAAAGTAACCAACTTCTGCTGCACAAGAGAGCGAAGGTACCCATTCGGATTCTTcgaaaaggagagaagcaTCACAACGAACATCTCCGGGAATAAAGAAGTCAGAATTAAACATGTGGAGGAGCTCAAATtgaaaagtttaaaaaaaaacaaaaccgTTGCGAAGGATGACACGAATGAAGATGTGTACATTCTGAAtgggaaaatattatatgcacaaaaaggtaggaaagaaaaaaatgatttaaaaataaaatacggtttgaaaaaagcaaagtaTTTGGACACGACgaggaatttattttattccaaGCTGAGTGACAGCTTGGGGGAAAGTAACTCGAAGGACCTTCCCACTCGGGAGGCTACCTTTAGGGGTGTGGAGGGCGTAGCGGCACAGTTGGCAGCtgctcctgcggggggggcaaCACGAGGTGAATGCTATAGCCCCTGCGCAGGGGTGGACGCGGCAAACGAGGGAAACGCGGCAACGGAGACAACTGAGGCAACCGCTTTTTCCGCGTTAACCGAGGCAACCGCTTTTTCCGCGTTAACCGAGGCCGCTCCGACCAGGGGTGACACCACGGATGGTGCGCTCCATgcaagtaaaaaaaggataagcgGGGGAGTGAAGCAGCCCTCCGAGgaagaaagggggaaacggAAAAATGAAGACCCGAATGAGGCTTGCGGTAAATCGAGCCACTGTGCGAGTAGCCCCAAACTTAACGATGATAAGGGCAGCTGCGCAGGGGATGCCAGCCCAGAAGGTGGCGGAGCGGGAGGTGGAGAACTACATAGTGGTGAaccacaaaatggtgaaccACAAAATGGTGGGTTACAAACTGACGGACCACAAACTGTCGAACCACAAACTGGCGGACCGCGAAGAGGCACCCCCCTAAAAGGCGACATTTTCGAAATTTTGGAGGAAATTGCGCACGAACCGAGCAGGCGCGAAATGAAGGCCTTCCTAAACTCGCTTCTactgcataaaaataaaaagtgtaCAAACTTCCTGGGGAACTACATCAGCCTATACTTCTGCAACATCCTCAGCGAAGATTTGAAGGATCTGAAGCATTTCTATTTCGATGGAGTGACCCTCTGCGTTAACACCTTTTTCAGTGTGCTCAAAGAGTTGGATGAAGATCAGCTGTCCAAAATGACAAACATATATTtgaaggaatattttttaaaaattttcaaaattttaaaagcgAATAATTTGAACTTACATTTtgagaatttaaaaatagaaaacatGAGGTTGCTGtgcatatataacatattagGGTTAATTAggaaggagggaaaaaggacaaaaaaagaaaatataaaaaaattcctctatcaatatatttgtgtgcaaaatgaagatTTAGCTGTCCTGAAAAATaccaacaaaatgaagttcctctcaaatataattaaaaatggagttaCCACTCGCATGCACATGTTGGTCACTCTCTCGTATGATTTGTGTGCTTACGACACTGCTTCCTCCAACTGCCTTAccaaaaatgaatttaaaaatgtacacttGGAAGTTATCCTCGAGAATCAGTTGGAAAATCCTTTCTTCTCGTTGCAATCCCCGGACTCGATAGACCTCAAGTCGTCTGGATGGTCCCTCGTTGATGTGAATCAAATTTTGAACGGGAATTTGCCATACGAGTGA
- a CDS encoding hypothetical protein, conserved (encoded by transcript PVX_116940A): protein MILKRSRTFFLTLQRRRAFSENKNYLNNSYLNYVQGSHQNGDGKKKKKEDSAHLGEKIIQRDNHHMGGIFQNVKDIRSYNALKKNEGYSASNSTNAGVKVAGGAEADPLSNMSDNQEGYNYASACVEGETTQGWSADGGEGHPDQVLETTQGGRDELTQKGKTGEHTHHSDEFAKKGKEYPSISAQNNPQRKKDPFKTPPRNTDSVQEEPLNNDADHFESTLDEANEATEHNRMDGKDQTGRANCTGDPKSGGNPEFPNEQQFGKSQNEGSNKWAENDEDLPNIFEVDENLSEEEKKEKLKLIKLITEKLAGPLKTNSQDTPNSGAEGEQNSGEDSIFADNRPIAIEVDGPSHFYANSNRYTTYTKLKHRILTKLGYNVIHISYIDWRKLRNKTEREEFILKKLKEKNDEFLDENDRVYYNERMNMIKEDYKKFMKEKKESSS from the exons ATGATACTGAAAAGGAGtaggacattttttttaacactacAGAGACGTCGAGCCTTttcggaaaataaaaattacctcAACAACAGCTACCTGAATTACGTGCAGGGGAGtcatcaaaatggggatgggaaaaaaaaaaaaaaagaggacagtgcccatttgggggaaaaaataatccaaAGGGATAACCACCACATGGGGggaattttccaaaatgttaaaGACATACGGTCATATAacgctttaaaaaaaaatgagggtTATTCAGCCAGCAATAGCACAAATGCGGGGGTAAAAGTTGCAGGTGGTGCAGAGGCGGATCCCCTTTCCAACATGAGTGACAACCAGGAGGGATATAATTACGCTAGTGCTTGTGTGGAGGGGGAAACTACACAGGGGTGGTCAGCagacgggggggaagggcaCCCCGACCAGGTGCTGGAAACGACGCAAGGGGGAAGAGACGAGCTAACCCAGAAGGGTAAAACGGGTGAACATACACATCACAGTGAcgagtttgcaaaaaagggtaaagaGTACCCCTCCATCAGCGCGCAGAACAACCCCCAACGGAAAAAAGACCCTTTTAAAACACCCCCGAGGAACACAGACAGCGTTCAGGAGGAACCCCTAAATAACGACGCAGACCATTTCGAAAGTACCCTTGACGAAGCAAATGAAGCCACAGAGCATAATCGCATGGATGGGAAAGACCAAACGGGAAGGGCCAATTGTACGGGAGATCCCAAATCTGGTGGGAACCCCGAATTTCCTAATGAACAACAATTTGGTAAAAGCCAAAATGAAGGCTCAAACAAATGGgcagaaaatgatgaagaccTTCCCAACATTTTTGAAGTAGATGAAAATTtaagtgaagaagaaaaaaaagaaaaattaaaattgatcAAATTGATTACAGAAAAATTAGCCGGCCCTTTAAAAACCAACAGTCAGGATACCCCCAACAGTGGTGCTGAAGGGGAACAGAACAGTGGGGAAGACTCCATCTTTGCTGACAATCGACCCATAGCAATAGAGGTTGATGGGCCCTCTCACTTTTACGCGAACAGTAATAGGTACACGACGTATACGAAATTGAAGCATCGGATTTTGACCAAGTTAG GCTACAACGTCATCCACATCAGCTACATCGACTGGCGCAAACTGCGGAACAAAACCGAGCGGGAggaattcattttaaaaaagctcaaggaaaaaaacgacgaATTTTTGGACGAAAATGACCGGGTATATTACAACGAGAGGATGAACATGATTAAGGAGGACTACAAAAAGTtcatgaaggagaagaaggagagtaGCTCCTAA
- a CDS encoding 3',5'-cyclic-nucleotide phosphodiesterase, putative (encoded by transcript PVX_116945A), translated as MNENTYAKMEEENEKSEGRTMRGVIKNKYYISPQFSDQKNETEYNALRIHNIKEYICIHLTVSLFIILIECFAFSANLTKKDASVMEHFVVVFSLLNCLMHVVVLIKVSLSPAKNSHSKSLFVGYIIINQVFQFLSLYFFTKQNGENKADATRFTFYNSNFSLYVHFFVDSVFLLCLPTLNFLSTLLFLLGYLSTNAALMGLIKFTSAKIEVELYFIYILTALLVMFTILRYLAEERNRILLHMIKDLICSNCKKVGDFKSTCEKETESIAVDIAKDDNCDKMEDNYKFLFSDKSFFFNDFTINACYKDYYSVSYFLKRLLIGCGANKNKEMKKRTNEEEKKKFQNVKKHLNESDILTIAYETDVLKNVKKINSDEIGRNWDYSFIDSEHGKSTLVILEVGYHLISPYMENNEKKKKKLQLFLLLINNMYFPNPYHNANHGATVCHLSKCLAHITDFDKSLNNTYMICYLIASIAHDVGHPGKTNAYLSETNHILSIRYNDMSILENYHCSITFSILQLIGHDFLINSEDTKLVEKNSYANLRKFIIELIISTDMKLHFEYVDIFKKRKRSENFDISDRDAINLGTINIKVADIGHTCLKWRDHAKWTMLVSEEFFSQKKVEELHRKNKSMGAYQCNPLGNEQSIDEAMIFNYENIYINHINNINNVNNYDYSYIKLNFIHHHDFVKSIPSTQVYFFEIIVMPLIQELQSMEKAKKEITQKVLHNLNVNLKTWRLIEKNINLFYNTDKMRVTDYYKNLEKKKLLRGIISLLDIGEEDVISLTKNYSQGEDAQQAEEEKKGAAG; from the exons ATGAATGAAAATACTTACGCAAAgatggaggaagaaaatgaaaaaagcgAGGGAAGGACGATGAGGGGCGTGATAAAGAACAA GTACTACATCTCCCCCCAGTTTTCGGACCAAAAGAACGAAACGGAATACAACGCCCTGAGGATACACAACATAAAAGAATACATCTGCATCCACCTAACGGTGTCGCTATTCATTATCTTAATAGAATGCTTCGCCTTTTCtgcaa ACCTAACCAAAAAGGACGCATCAGTTATGGAGCACTTTGTGGTTgtcttctcccttttgaattGTTTGATGCACGTGGTTGTGCTGATAAAGGTTTCCCTTAGCCCGGCCAAAAACTCCCATTCGAAAAGTTTGTTCGTGGGATATATCATAATT AACCAAGTGTTTCAGTTCTTGTCTCTCTACTTCTTTacgaaacaaaatggggagaataaGGCCGACGCCACCCGCTTCACCTTCTACAACAGCAACTTCAGTTTGTATGTCCACTTCTTTGTAGATTCGGTGTTTCTTCTCTGCCTGCCCACCCTCAA CTTCCTCTCCACGTTGCTATTCCTCCTCGGCTACCTAAGCACGAACGCGGCGCTGATGGGCCTGATTAAGTTTACCTCCGCCAAAATAGAGGTGGAACTGTACTTCATATACATACTGACCGCGCTGCTGGTTAtgttcaccattttgagaTACCTGGCGGAAGAAAGAAATCGAATTTTGCTGCACATGATTAAGGACCTAATTTGCAgtaattgcaaaaaagtgGGAGACTTCAAATCTACATGCGAGAAGGAAACTGAGTCCATCGCTGTGGATATAGCCAAAGATGATAACTGCGACAAGATGGAAGAcaattacaaatttttattttccgacaagagtttttttttcaacgaTTTTACAATAAACGCGTGTTACAAGGACTACTACTCAGTgtcctattttttaaagcgaTTATTAATTGGCTGCGGTGCtaacaaaaataaggaaatgaaaaaaaggactaatgaggaggaaaaaaaaaaattccaaaatgtgaaaaagcACCTGAACGAGTCAGACATTTTAACCATAGCTTACGAAACagacgttttaaaaaatgtcaaaaaaattaattcagaCGAAATAGGAAGAAACTGGGATTATTCCTTTATCGATTCTGAGCATGGGAAATCAACTCTCGTCATTTTGGAAGTGGGTTACCATTTGATTAGTCCATACATGGAAAacaatgaaaagaaaaaaaaaaaattacagttatttttgttattaattAACAATATGTATTTCCCCAATCCATACCACAACGCAAATCATGGCGCAACGGTATGTCACCTTTCCAAATGTCTTGCACACATAACCGATTTTGACAAAAGCTTAAATAACACCTACATGATTTGCTACTTAATTGCGTCCATAGCACATGACGTGGGTCATCCCGGGAAAACAAACGCGTACCTCTCAGAAACGAACCACATTTTATCTATTCGCTATAACGATATGagcattttggaaaactacCACTGCAGTATAaccttctccattttgcagcTCATTGGGCACgactttttaataaatagtGAAGACACCAAATtggtggaaaaaaacagTTACGCAAATTTGAGGAAGTTTATCATCGAGTTAATAATTTCGACGGACATGAAATTGCATTTTGAGTATGTGGACATTTTTaagaagcggaagcggaGTGAGAACTTTGACATTAGCGACCGGGACGCCATTAATTTGGGGACGATCAACATCAAGGTGGCTGACATTGGGCACACGTGCTTGAAGTGGCGCGACCACGCCAAGTGGACCATGCTCGTCAGCGAGGAGTTCTTTTCGCAGAAGAAGGTCGAGGAGCTCCACCGGAAGAACAAGAGCATGG GCGCCTACCAGTGCAACCCCCTGGGGAACGAGCAGTCCATCGACGAAGCCATGATTTTCAATTACGAAAACATCTACATCAACCACATCAACAACATCAACAACGTCAACAACTACGACTACAGCTACATCAAACTGAATTTCATCCACCACCACGATTTTGTGAAGAGCATCCCCAGCACGCAggtctatttttttgaaattattGTAATGCCATTAATCCAGGAATTGCAGTCTATggaaaaggcgaagaaggAGATAACGCAAAAGGTACTTCACAATTTGAACGTGAACCTGAAGACATGGAGGTTAATCGAGAAGAATATTAACCTCTTTTATAACACGGACAAAATGAGGGTCACAgattattacaaaaatttggaaaagaagaaactgCTCAGGGGAATTATTAGCCTCCTGGACATCGGTGAAGAGGACGTCATATCCTTGACCAAGAATTACAGCCAGGGGGAAGATGCCCAGCAggcagaggaggagaagaaaggGGCAGCGGGGTAG